One Chitinophagales bacterium genomic window carries:
- the grpE gene encoding protein GrpE: protein MNEVVNPSATEGQEIVHQEPEREAVRPLRRSSVLKWKQKNNQLREKNEELKDKYLRLYADFDNYKKRSAREWLEKSREAGKELILQILPVIDDFERAIATMDNASGNAEAVREGTMLIYNKLKKILEQNGVEPMQAKGQPFDPDKHEAISEIPVEKDEDKGMVLEEIQKGYLLNGKILRHAKVVVGK from the coding sequence ATGAACGAAGTAGTTAACCCGTCAGCCACAGAGGGTCAGGAAATTGTGCATCAGGAGCCGGAACGGGAGGCCGTGAGGCCCCTGAGGCGTTCTTCTGTCTTAAAATGGAAACAAAAAAACAACCAATTGAGGGAAAAAAATGAAGAGCTAAAAGATAAATATCTTAGGCTCTATGCAGACTTTGACAACTATAAGAAACGCTCCGCACGGGAGTGGCTGGAGAAAAGCAGGGAAGCCGGCAAAGAGCTGATTCTTCAGATTTTGCCGGTGATAGATGATTTTGAACGGGCCATAGCTACCATGGATAATGCCTCCGGAAATGCGGAAGCTGTTCGCGAGGGCACCATGCTGATTTATAACAAACTGAAAAAAATACTGGAACAAAACGGAGTGGAGCCGATGCAGGCCAAGGGTCAGCCCTTTGATCCTGACAAGCATGAAGCTATCTCGGAAATACCTGTTGAAAAGGACGAAGATAAAGGCATGGTGCTGGAAGAAATTCAAAAGGGTTACCTATTGAATGGAAAAATTCTCAGGCATGCCAAGGTAGTAGTGGGAAAGTAG